The DNA region GGGACCCCTTACCTCGAAGGGTTTGCCCCCGGGACCGAAACGCGCATGGATTTCCATGACGTTCAGGTTTATCTGTCCTTGCAGCTGCCACTTGAAATGCTGGCGCGAATCGAAAAGTGCCTGCCGTCCCTCATGCCTGCAATGGTGGAATTCATCGCATCTGTGGAAACGGAAGCCTATATTGCTTCATACGCCCATCAGGACGCGAGGATCCAATTCCTTCAATCGGCCGCGCACTACTACAACCAGAAGCTAGGAGAGCTGCTGGAGCAGTCACGTCCAACATGCAGACCTCTGGACGAAGCTCTGTACATCCACGCCAAAACGCTGGAGGTGAGGCACTACGCCGGGTTCAAAACAGTCCTGAGCAGCTTGGAATTCCAAAGGCCTGACCTACCTCGATTAGATGTAGTCGGTATAAGAGAGGCCAGGGCACAGTTGCTAGATGAGATTGACTATGGAAACACCGTCGAGAGTTTCAGGAACATAGCTGAGGCCTTTTTCGATAGGCCTGTCAACAACGCCCAGGTTAAAAATGCAACCCAGCTAGCAAGACACGTGTTGAAGCACTACTTATGGATCACAGAGGGTGTCCCGTTCGCGATTCGCTTGCCCATTCCCTTCGTCAAAATGTTTGCAGCAGTAATGTATGCACTTCAGCTTGGTAACAATCCTGCCGCTCACAACCACATCCCTCACATCTTTGGCCTGGGCCAAGCACCTAAGAGCATCGTGACTGCGATTGAGGGGGAAGTCAACGAACGGCATGAGGAGTTTGAACACATCATCGTGGACGCGGTGGACTGGTACAGGGCAGCTCTCCTCAATTCGCTTCCTCTGCAGAGGGCAATCTTGGAGATGCGTGACGTGATCGAGCAGGGTGTGGGGCGTCTGTGTGAAGTCAACGACCTGGATGTGATGGAGAAAGCACTGGCCATGATGGTAAGAGCCCCAACTGCCAAAGAATGGGGGGCTTGAAGGATCTGGGCACCCTGCATGCCCCCTGCTCGGTTGAGCTGGGGGCTTCCGCTTTTTTTTCTCATCCGTCGCTGACTGGCCTTTCTGGGCGGTGTTCATTTAAAATGCCTGTTCATTCGCAATGAACATGGCGAAAAAATGAACAACAACGGCATTCTCACTAAGGCGACCTTGGCCACAAGCCCCATCTTGAACTGGGAGGTTCTTGAAAACCGGGCCCTTCCATCACCAGGCGATGCAGATGCCTTCCTTGCATTGCACATGAAGGATGGTGCGGTTCACCGGTTCGCGGTGGAAGTCAAGACCGTAGTGCGAATTGAAACCTTGAGAGCACAGGCAGCCCGTAGTTCAACAATCTCTCGTCACCCAAGTGGGCTAGTTGTTGTTCCGTACATGTCGAAGACAAATGCCACCCTTTGCCAGGAAGCCGGGTTGAACTTCATAGACACAGCTGGGAACGCCTTCATCGACGTTCCCGGTTGCTATGTCTACATCACGGGCAAGCAACGGCTTGAACAAGAGCCTGTTGGATCTGGCCATGAGGTGATGGGGTCTGCAAGCGCCTTGCGGGTCATCTTCACTTTACTGACAGAACCTAACATGCCGGGAAGCCCAATCCGCGACATTGCGACAAAAGCGGGGGTCTCACTCGGCTCAGCAGCGAAAGCGATGGAAGGTCTACGACGCCTGGGCCACTTGAGCCCCGGTGATACCAAAAGCCGCAGACTTCTCGCTGTTGACACCCTGCGGACCGAGTGGGCCCGCAACTACCCCATCGCACTGCGCAACAAGCTCAAGCCTCAGC from Diaphorobacter sp. HDW4A includes:
- a CDS encoding type IV toxin-antitoxin system AbiEi family antitoxin → MNNNGILTKATLATSPILNWEVLENRALPSPGDADAFLALHMKDGAVHRFAVEVKTVVRIETLRAQAARSSTISRHPSGLVVVPYMSKTNATLCQEAGLNFIDTAGNAFIDVPGCYVYITGKQRLEQEPVGSGHEVMGSASALRVIFTLLTEPNMPGSPIRDIATKAGVSLGSAAKAMEGLRRLGHLSPGDTKSRRLLAVDTLRTEWARNYPIALRNKLKPQRYAPQNEWWWKDVKLQPEEAAWGGEVGAALKTSYLQPEQATLYCWKDRGRLLMQHRLRPDPNGTVEILDAFWTPPSSSAEPIAPLLLIYADLMTSLDGRNREVANLLRKDIFDAETTS